A genomic window from Dechloromonas sp. A34 includes:
- the bioB gene encoding biotin synthase BioB, giving the protein MHASTLAAVPSIPQTATTRRWSVAEVLALYELPLMDLIWQAQGVHREHFDPNAIQRSTLLSVKTGGCSEDCSYCSQSARYDTDTERERLMPLDEVVAAAKAAKDKGASRFCMGAAWKGPKDNDLDRVLDMVREVKALGMQTCVTLGMLKDGQAEKLKDAGLDYYNHNLDTDKEFYGQVIKSHTHDDRLDTLDQVRDAGINVCSGGIIGMGESRKNRAALIVQLANLPQPPESVPINNLVPIPGTPLADNPRLDPFEFVRTIAAARITMPKSWVRLSAGRQEMSDELQALCFLAGANSMFYGDHLLTTSNPEVDRDDALFARLGVKPV; this is encoded by the coding sequence ATGCACGCTAGCACTCTCGCCGCCGTCCCTTCCATTCCTCAGACCGCAACCACCCGCCGCTGGTCGGTGGCCGAGGTGCTCGCGCTCTATGAACTACCGTTGATGGATCTGATCTGGCAAGCGCAAGGCGTACACCGCGAACACTTCGATCCGAACGCCATTCAACGCTCGACGCTGCTTTCGGTCAAGACCGGCGGCTGTTCCGAGGATTGCAGCTATTGTTCGCAGTCGGCCCGCTACGACACCGATACCGAACGCGAACGCCTGATGCCGCTCGACGAAGTGGTCGCCGCCGCCAAGGCTGCCAAGGACAAGGGCGCTTCCCGCTTCTGCATGGGCGCCGCCTGGAAGGGGCCGAAGGACAACGATCTCGATCGCGTGCTGGACATGGTGCGCGAGGTCAAGGCGCTTGGCATGCAGACCTGCGTCACGCTCGGCATGCTCAAGGATGGCCAGGCCGAGAAGCTGAAGGATGCCGGCCTCGACTACTACAATCACAATCTCGATACCGACAAGGAATTCTACGGTCAGGTCATCAAATCCCACACCCACGACGACCGCCTCGATACCTTGGATCAGGTGCGCGACGCCGGCATCAACGTCTGCTCGGGCGGCATCATCGGCATGGGCGAGTCGCGCAAGAACCGCGCCGCGCTGATCGTCCAGTTGGCCAATCTGCCGCAGCCGCCGGAGTCGGTGCCGATCAACAACCTGGTGCCGATCCCCGGTACCCCGCTGGCTGACAATCCGCGCCTCGACCCGTTCGAGTTTGTGCGCACCATTGCCGCCGCCCGCATCACCATGCCGAAATCCTGGGTCCGCCTGTCGGCCGGCCGTCAGGAGATGAGCGACGAGTTGCAGGCGCTGTGCTTCCTGGCCGGCGCCAACTCGATGTTCTACGGCGACCATCTGCTGACTACCAGCAACCCGGAAGTCGATCGTGACGACGCGCTGTTTGCCCGTCTGGGTGTGAAACCGGTTTGA
- a CDS encoding methyltransferase domain-containing protein, translated as MSAGFVDRQQVGRRFSKVAASYGEADFFVREVDRRMQERLDYVKIEPKRILDLGCSRGGSFPGLAARYPAAELIGLDVAPAMLDTGHVSRAGWQRWLGLGKASGPQRLAADAAKLPLKAKSAALVWSNLLLHWLDDPLPALAEAHRVLEVGGLLMFSTLGPDSLKELRTAFSDGYAHTQRFIDMHDLGDMLVGCGFADPVMDMEVITLTYDDLDALFAELRAAGSGCAMKARRHGLTGRGSLAGARAAYETMRRDGKLPVTFEVVYGHAWKTEAKQTPDGRAIVRFDPPRRK; from the coding sequence TTGAGTGCAGGCTTTGTCGACCGGCAGCAGGTCGGTCGACGGTTTTCCAAGGTCGCGGCGAGCTATGGCGAGGCGGATTTCTTCGTCCGCGAGGTCGACCGCCGGATGCAGGAGCGGCTCGATTACGTCAAGATCGAGCCCAAGCGCATCCTCGATCTGGGTTGCAGCCGGGGCGGCAGCTTTCCCGGCCTGGCGGCGCGTTATCCCGCCGCCGAGCTGATCGGACTGGATGTGGCGCCGGCCATGCTCGACACCGGCCATGTGTCACGCGCCGGCTGGCAGCGCTGGCTCGGCCTGGGCAAGGCATCCGGTCCGCAACGCCTGGCTGCCGATGCGGCGAAGCTGCCGCTAAAAGCGAAGTCGGCGGCACTGGTCTGGTCGAACCTGCTGCTGCACTGGCTGGACGATCCCTTGCCGGCCCTCGCCGAGGCCCATCGTGTCCTCGAAGTCGGCGGCCTGCTGATGTTCTCGACGCTGGGGCCGGATTCCCTGAAGGAACTGCGTACCGCCTTTAGCGACGGCTACGCCCACACCCAGCGGTTTATCGACATGCACGATCTGGGCGATATGCTGGTCGGCTGCGGCTTCGCCGACCCGGTGATGGACATGGAAGTCATCACGCTGACTTACGACGATCTCGATGCGCTGTTCGCCGAATTGCGCGCCGCCGGTTCCGGCTGTGCGATGAAGGCACGGCGGCACGGATTGACCGGTCGCGGTTCGCTGGCCGGGGCGCGGGCGGCCTATGAAACGATGCGCCGAGATGGCAAGCTGCCGGTGACCTTCGAGGTGGTCTATGGCCACGCCTGGAAGACCGAAGCCAAGCAGACCCCTGACGGCCGGGCCATCGTCCGTTTCGATCCGCCGCGTCGCAAGTGA
- a CDS encoding sulfite oxidase heme-binding subunit YedZ, with protein sequence MTWQPEARQLSRIKAGLFLICLLPFERLLWAVWTGDFGPEPVAFVQRWTGTWTFNLLLVTLCITPLRAITQLHWLLRLRRMLGLFCFFYATLHFLAFIGFEHGFAVDDIARDIFEQPYVSAGFAALLLLIPLAATSNQWALRHLGGRKWQELHRNAYLAGILAAIHYLWLSIAEDTALLWPVAYALALGLLLGWRVRERRSKAIPVPRFAAAKPLKYFKRKPD encoded by the coding sequence ATGACCTGGCAACCCGAAGCCAGGCAGCTATCTCGGATAAAAGCCGGACTTTTCCTGATCTGCCTGCTGCCCTTCGAGCGACTGCTCTGGGCCGTCTGGACCGGCGATTTCGGCCCCGAGCCGGTCGCCTTCGTGCAGCGCTGGACCGGCACCTGGACTTTCAACCTGCTGCTGGTCACCCTCTGCATCACGCCGTTGCGGGCGATCACCCAGCTGCACTGGCTATTGCGACTGCGCCGCATGCTCGGGCTGTTCTGTTTTTTCTACGCCACCCTGCACTTCCTGGCCTTCATCGGCTTCGAACATGGCTTTGCGGTGGACGACATCGCCCGCGACATCTTCGAACAACCCTACGTCAGCGCCGGTTTTGCCGCCTTGCTGTTGCTGATCCCGCTTGCCGCCACCTCGAACCAGTGGGCACTTCGCCACTTGGGCGGGCGTAAATGGCAGGAACTGCATCGCAATGCTTACTTGGCCGGCATCCTCGCCGCCATCCATTACCTCTGGCTGTCCATCGCCGAAGACACCGCCCTGCTCTGGCCGGTTGCCTATGCGCTGGCGCTCGGTCTGCTGCTCGGTTGGCGGGTCCGGGAGCGCCGCAGCAAGGCCATTCCGGTGCCGCGCTTCGCGGCCGCCAAGCCGCTCAAATACTTCAAACGCAAGCCGGACTGA
- a CDS encoding HDOD domain-containing protein gives MLANDSRIHFRILEDIARDLSGDVNFPTCMDAAILVRNTLKDPLANLERVVQVVGIEPLISSKLLRLANSVSYNPSGRKITDLATAISRLGFEAVRTTSLAVAMDQMLKSKNLAAYDDIAHQAWEHSIRVAAIARVLARHLGRINPDEAMLAGLVHDIGIFYLLFRAASYEEYRDNEPAMIELISGWHESIGESLLHILGLPESVVAAVQDHDHLKNIETPCSVGDVLYFANLLAVTPEIFLPGDINSTNIELMNSQRERYIDILSEAEEDIQDLKAALSA, from the coding sequence ATGCTTGCCAACGACTCGCGAATTCATTTTCGCATTCTTGAAGACATCGCCCGTGACCTGTCGGGGGATGTCAATTTCCCGACCTGCATGGATGCGGCGATTCTTGTCAGGAATACGCTGAAAGACCCACTCGCCAACCTGGAACGCGTCGTTCAGGTGGTGGGCATTGAACCGCTGATCTCGAGCAAGCTGTTGCGCCTGGCCAATTCGGTCAGCTACAACCCATCCGGCCGGAAGATTACCGACCTCGCCACGGCCATCAGCCGGCTTGGCTTTGAAGCCGTGCGCACCACCTCGCTAGCCGTGGCCATGGACCAGATGCTGAAGTCGAAGAATCTGGCCGCCTACGATGATATCGCCCACCAAGCCTGGGAACACTCGATCCGGGTGGCGGCCATCGCCCGCGTACTGGCTCGCCACCTCGGCCGCATCAATCCCGATGAAGCCATGCTGGCCGGCCTGGTACACGATATCGGTATTTTCTACCTGCTCTTCCGGGCGGCCTCATACGAGGAATACCGCGACAATGAGCCGGCCATGATCGAACTGATCAGCGGCTGGCATGAAAGCATAGGCGAGAGCCTGCTTCACATCCTTGGCTTGCCGGAAAGCGTCGTCGCCGCGGTCCAGGATCACGACCATCTGAAAAACATCGAAACCCCCTGCTCGGTCGGTGACGTGCTTTACTTCGCCAACCTGCTTGCCGTCACCCCGGAAATTTTCCTGCCGGGCGACATCAACTCCACCAACATCGAGCTGATGAACAGCCAGCGCGAACGTTACATCGATATCCTGAGCGAGGCCGAAGAAGACATCCAAGACCTCAAGGCAGCTCTGTCCGCCTGA
- a CDS encoding CBS domain-containing protein, whose protein sequence is MKTLKQLLAAKTGRPLAVVAPRDTVFHALTIMAQHDVGALLVLDGEQLVGMFSERDYARKIILQGKSSKETTVSEIMSDRVAYVTPGTTLDECMALMTDKHFRHLPVLTDDGSVVGMISIGDLVKETISSQQFLIDELERYIAG, encoded by the coding sequence ATGAAGACGCTCAAACAGTTACTGGCGGCCAAAACTGGTCGTCCGCTTGCCGTCGTTGCTCCTCGCGATACGGTATTCCATGCGCTGACCATCATGGCTCAGCACGACGTTGGTGCCCTGCTGGTGCTTGATGGCGAACAATTGGTCGGTATGTTTTCCGAGCGCGACTATGCTCGGAAGATCATCCTGCAAGGAAAGAGTTCCAAGGAAACCACGGTCAGCGAAATCATGAGTGACCGGGTGGCCTACGTCACACCGGGCACGACACTGGACGAATGTATGGCTCTGATGACGGACAAGCATTTCCGCCATCTGCCGGTACTAACCGACGATGGCAGCGTCGTCGGCATGATTTCCATCGGCGACCTGGTCAAGGAAACGATCAGTTCGCAGCAGTTTCTGATCGACGAACTGGAACGCTACATCGCCGGCTAA
- a CDS encoding c-type cytochrome — MIRTTAMAILLATSFIAHASEEAKGKADPAKGKIIAETICVACHGADGNSPVSANPNLAGQVEEYIYKQLTNFKAAGDKPAARNSPIMAGMVAALSDDDMKNVAAWFASQKQTPAAAKDQAKIALGQKLWRQGDFKKGVPACAGCHGPAGAGLPAQYPRLAGQFPEYTELQLKTFRAGERANDPAKMMRDIAGKLSDVEIAAVAEFAAGLR, encoded by the coding sequence ATGATTCGCACCACGGCAATGGCAATCCTTCTTGCCACCAGTTTCATCGCTCATGCATCTGAAGAAGCCAAGGGCAAGGCTGATCCTGCCAAGGGCAAAATCATCGCCGAAACCATCTGTGTCGCCTGCCATGGCGCCGATGGCAACAGCCCCGTCTCCGCCAACCCGAACCTGGCCGGACAGGTCGAAGAATATATTTACAAGCAACTGACCAATTTCAAGGCCGCAGGCGACAAGCCGGCCGCCCGTAACAGTCCGATCATGGCCGGCATGGTTGCCGCCCTTTCCGACGACGACATGAAGAACGTCGCCGCTTGGTTCGCCAGCCAGAAACAGACTCCGGCTGCCGCCAAGGATCAGGCCAAGATTGCCCTGGGCCAGAAACTTTGGCGTCAAGGTGATTTCAAGAAGGGTGTTCCTGCCTGTGCCGGTTGCCACGGCCCGGCCGGCGCCGGCCTGCCGGCCCAGTATCCGCGTCTGGCTGGCCAGTTCCCGGAATACACCGAATTGCAGCTGAAGACCTTCCGCGCTGGCGAACGCGCCAACGATCCGGCCAAGATGATGCGCGATATCGCCGGCAAGCTTTCCGATGTCGAAATCGCTGCGGTTGCCGAATTTGCGGCAGGCCTGCGCTGA
- the hemB gene encoding porphobilinogen synthase, with protein sequence MSSVGRFPATRMRRMRRDDFSRRLMRESVLTVDDFIYPVFVLEGEGRIEKVASMPGVERQSLDVLLKTAERAARLGVPALALFPVVDASLKSLGAEEAYNASGLVPRVVRALKREFPELGVITDVALDPYTSHGQDGLIDETGYVLNDETLEVLAKQALCHAEAGADVVAPSDMMDGRIGRIRAELNEAGQIYTRILAYSAKYASAFYGPFRDAVGSAGNLGKGNKYTYQMDPANTDEALKEVALDLEEGADMVMVKPGMPYLDIVRRVKDEFKVPTYAYQVSGEYAMLKAAAQNGWLDEKACVLESLLAFKRAGADGILTYFALDAAEYLKG encoded by the coding sequence ATGAGTTCTGTCGGACGTTTTCCTGCAACCCGCATGCGCCGGATGCGGCGCGACGATTTTTCCCGCCGCCTGATGCGCGAGTCCGTGCTTACAGTCGATGACTTCATTTACCCGGTTTTCGTGCTCGAAGGTGAAGGACGCATCGAGAAAGTGGCTTCGATGCCCGGCGTCGAGCGCCAGTCGCTCGATGTCCTGCTGAAAACAGCCGAACGGGCGGCCAGATTGGGTGTTCCGGCATTGGCGCTGTTCCCGGTGGTCGATGCCTCGCTGAAATCATTAGGGGCGGAAGAAGCCTATAACGCCAGTGGTCTGGTGCCACGTGTGGTTAGGGCGCTGAAGCGCGAGTTTCCGGAACTCGGGGTGATCACCGATGTCGCGCTCGACCCCTATACCAGCCACGGTCAGGATGGCCTGATCGACGAAACCGGCTATGTGCTCAACGATGAGACGCTGGAAGTGCTGGCCAAACAGGCGCTTTGCCATGCCGAGGCCGGGGCCGACGTGGTCGCGCCGTCCGACATGATGGATGGCCGGATCGGCCGGATTCGCGCTGAATTGAACGAAGCCGGACAGATTTACACCCGGATTCTGGCCTACTCGGCCAAGTATGCCTCGGCCTTCTACGGCCCCTTCCGCGACGCGGTGGGTTCGGCCGGTAATCTCGGCAAGGGTAACAAATACACCTATCAGATGGACCCGGCCAATACCGACGAGGCGCTGAAGGAAGTGGCGCTCGACCTCGAGGAAGGCGCCGACATGGTCATGGTCAAGCCGGGCATGCCGTATCTGGATATCGTGCGGCGGGTCAAGGACGAGTTCAAGGTGCCGACCTATGCCTACCAGGTCAGCGGCGAGTACGCGATGCTCAAGGCGGCGGCGCAGAACGGCTGGCTGGACGAGAAGGCTTGTGTCTTGGAAAGTTTGCTGGCCTTCAAGCGGGCCGGGGCCGATGGCATCCTGACCTACTTCGCGCTTGATGCGGCGGAGTATCTGAAGGGCTGA
- the slmA gene encoding nucleoid occlusion factor SlmA encodes MATKPGERRLQILQTLAGMLETPKGEKITTAALAAKLGCSEAALYRHFASKAQMFEGLIEFIEQSLFGVINQISSDESQGLKQVELVIGMLLRFAQKNRGMTRVLIGDALVNEHERLQARINALLDKIEASLKQALRIAATQENLKADADFGALANLLRCYVVGRWEQYARSGFSREPLTQWQQQWPMLYFACLSQSGAPGG; translated from the coding sequence ATGGCAACGAAACCGGGCGAACGTCGCCTGCAGATCCTGCAAACCCTGGCCGGCATGCTGGAGACGCCGAAAGGGGAGAAGATCACCACGGCAGCCCTCGCCGCCAAACTCGGCTGCTCGGAAGCCGCGCTTTACCGGCACTTCGCCAGCAAGGCCCAGATGTTCGAAGGCTTGATCGAATTCATCGAGCAAAGCCTGTTTGGCGTCATCAACCAGATCAGCTCGGATGAAAGCCAGGGCCTCAAGCAGGTCGAACTGGTGATCGGGATGTTGCTGCGGTTTGCCCAGAAAAACCGCGGCATGACCCGTGTCCTGATCGGCGACGCCCTGGTCAATGAGCATGAACGCCTGCAAGCCCGCATCAATGCCCTGCTCGACAAGATCGAAGCTTCCCTCAAGCAGGCGCTGAGAATTGCTGCGACCCAGGAAAACCTCAAGGCCGACGCCGATTTCGGCGCCCTCGCCAACCTGTTGCGCTGCTATGTCGTCGGTCGCTGGGAGCAGTACGCCCGTAGCGGCTTCAGCCGCGAACCGCTGACCCAGTGGCAACAGCAATGGCCGATGCTCTACTTCGCCTGCCTGTCGCAGTCCGGCGCACCGGGCGGTTAA
- a CDS encoding pyrimidine 5'-nucleotidase — protein sequence MKAGRVWLFDLDNTLHNASPHIFPHINRSMRQYIEQHLGLDEQAATLLRQDYWVRYGATLLGLMRHHGTDPRHFLRETHQFPDLKRMVVFQKATLHTLRRLPGRKIIFSNAPHHYTEAILELTGLGNCFSAVYSVENLRFRPKPMLAGFLALLRAEHLDPKRCIMVEDSLPNLVTAKKLGMKTVWVSAGLRRSPYVDVKIKSVLQLPERCGRL from the coding sequence ATGAAGGCGGGACGCGTCTGGTTGTTTGATCTCGACAACACCCTCCACAACGCGTCTCCGCACATTTTTCCCCACATCAACCGCTCGATGCGCCAGTACATCGAGCAGCACTTGGGGCTCGACGAACAGGCTGCCACCCTTCTTCGCCAGGACTACTGGGTACGTTACGGTGCCACGCTGCTCGGCCTGATGCGTCACCACGGTACCGACCCCCGGCATTTTCTCCGGGAAACGCACCAGTTCCCCGACCTGAAGCGCATGGTGGTCTTTCAGAAGGCTACCTTGCACACTTTGCGCCGACTGCCCGGCCGAAAAATAATTTTCTCGAACGCGCCGCACCACTACACCGAGGCCATTCTTGAGTTGACCGGTCTCGGCAACTGCTTTTCAGCGGTGTACTCGGTCGAGAACCTGCGTTTTCGCCCCAAGCCGATGCTGGCCGGCTTCCTCGCCCTACTCCGGGCCGAGCATCTCGATCCGAAGCGCTGCATCATGGTCGAGGACAGCCTGCCCAATCTGGTAACCGCAAAAAAGCTCGGCATGAAGACGGTGTGGGTAAGTGCTGGCTTACGGCGCTCGCCTTACGTCGACGTGAAAATCAAATCGGTTCTACAACTTCCGGAGCGTTGCGGTCGATTATAA
- the argB gene encoding acetylglutamate kinase, with protein sequence MSLENLTPGIKAAVLAEALPYIKRFHGKTIVVKYGGNAMTDEHLKNCFARDVVLLELVGFNIVVVHGGGPQIESLLARVGKKGEFIQGMRVTDAETMEVVEMVLGGQVNKDIVNLINQHGGKAVGLTGKDGNFIRAKKLMLEDKDNPGDLIDVGQVGQITSIDPSLIDHLDKGAFIPVIAPIGVGKDGETYNINADVVAGKIAEVLKAEKLVLLTNTPGVLDKDGQLITGITPKQIDEMVEDGTLSGGMLPKIGSALDAARNGVKGVHIIDGRVEHALLLEILTDHGVGTMIKSH encoded by the coding sequence ATGAGTCTCGAAAATCTCACCCCCGGCATCAAGGCCGCCGTTCTGGCCGAAGCCCTGCCCTACATCAAGCGTTTCCACGGCAAGACCATCGTCGTCAAATATGGCGGCAATGCGATGACCGACGAACACCTGAAGAACTGTTTCGCCCGTGACGTGGTGTTGCTCGAACTGGTCGGCTTCAATATCGTCGTCGTGCATGGCGGCGGCCCGCAGATCGAGAGCCTGCTGGCCCGCGTCGGCAAGAAAGGCGAATTCATCCAGGGCATGCGTGTCACCGACGCCGAAACCATGGAAGTCGTCGAAATGGTCCTCGGCGGCCAGGTCAACAAGGACATCGTCAATCTGATCAACCAGCACGGCGGCAAAGCCGTCGGCCTGACCGGCAAGGACGGCAATTTCATTCGCGCCAAGAAGCTGATGCTGGAAGACAAGGATAACCCGGGCGACCTGATCGACGTCGGCCAGGTCGGCCAGATCACCTCGATCGACCCGTCGCTGATCGACCACCTCGACAAAGGCGCCTTCATCCCAGTCATCGCCCCGATCGGCGTTGGCAAGGATGGCGAGACCTACAACATCAACGCCGACGTCGTCGCCGGCAAGATTGCCGAAGTCCTCAAGGCTGAAAAACTGGTCCTGCTCACCAACACCCCTGGCGTGCTCGACAAGGACGGCCAGTTGATCACCGGCATCACGCCCAAGCAGATCGACGAAATGGTCGAGGACGGCACGCTATCCGGCGGCATGCTGCCCAAGATCGGCTCGGCGCTCGATGCTGCCCGCAACGGCGTCAAGGGCGTGCACATCATCGACGGCCGCGTCGAACACGCCCTACTGCTAGAAATCCTGACCGACCATGGCGTCGGCACGATGATCAAGTCGCACTAA
- the nudB gene encoding dihydroneopterin triphosphate diphosphatase, with protein sequence MSGYKQAVSVLVVIYTPALDILLLERAAHPSFWQSVTGSREDDEQLIDTARREVGEETGIDTRLYRLDDWRLTNNFEIFAEWRHRYAPGVTHNLEHLFALQVPHCIEITPAPDEHRDWTWMPWRAAAERCFSWTNRDAILMLPERLHRRP encoded by the coding sequence ATGAGCGGCTACAAGCAGGCGGTTTCGGTACTCGTCGTCATCTATACGCCGGCCCTCGATATCCTGTTGCTGGAGCGCGCGGCACATCCCAGTTTCTGGCAATCCGTGACCGGCAGCCGCGAGGACGACGAACAGTTGATCGACACCGCCCGCCGCGAGGTTGGCGAAGAAACCGGCATCGATACCCGACTCTATCGCCTCGACGACTGGCGGCTCACCAACAATTTTGAAATATTCGCCGAGTGGCGCCACCGCTACGCCCCGGGGGTCACGCACAATCTCGAACATCTCTTCGCCCTGCAAGTGCCGCATTGCATTGAAATCACCCCAGCCCCCGACGAACATCGCGACTGGACCTGGATGCCTTGGCGCGCCGCCGCCGAGCGCTGTTTTTCGTGGACCAACCGGGACGCCATTCTGATGCTTCCGGAACGCTTACATCGGCGGCCCTGA
- a CDS encoding barstar family protein has product MIITGLSGEFGHSEAPGMYEKHLKLAAHSGIFYLPPTHRAELEQTAAHLGKPVFVVDLAACRKVAESLRQIGTILHFPTWYGANFDALFDCLTDPDGQAGQSLVLLLNGTDSLQQAESENFSTLIEVFQAVAEARRETNNPCWIFLDTPARGVAALPEA; this is encoded by the coding sequence ATGATCATTACCGGTCTTTCCGGCGAATTCGGCCATAGCGAGGCGCCAGGCATGTACGAGAAACACTTGAAATTAGCCGCCCATTCCGGCATTTTTTACCTGCCACCGACTCACCGCGCCGAACTGGAACAAACAGCCGCCCACCTTGGAAAACCAGTCTTCGTAGTGGACCTTGCTGCCTGTCGGAAAGTAGCGGAATCGCTTCGCCAAATTGGCACCATCCTGCATTTCCCGACCTGGTACGGCGCCAATTTCGATGCCCTTTTCGATTGCCTGACCGATCCGGACGGGCAAGCCGGCCAGTCATTGGTCTTGTTGCTGAATGGAACCGACAGCCTGCAGCAAGCCGAGTCCGAGAATTTCTCGACGCTGATCGAGGTCTTTCAGGCGGTGGCCGAAGCCCGCCGTGAAACAAACAACCCGTGCTGGATATTTCTCGACACCCCAGCCCGGGGAGTCGCCGCACTACCAGAGGCATGA
- a CDS encoding ribonuclease domain-containing protein yields MQYSLRFLIVLWLAIGSAFGFAGNDAAVDWVAVADLPREARQTLALIKDGGPFPYDRDGIVFGNFEKRLPLRARGYYREYTVKSPWRRDRGPRRIVAGREDEFYYTDDHYRSFRRIRP; encoded by the coding sequence ATGCAATACTCGCTGCGCTTCCTGATTGTCCTTTGGCTGGCAATCGGAAGCGCTTTCGGGTTTGCTGGCAACGATGCCGCCGTCGACTGGGTCGCAGTCGCCGATTTACCGCGAGAAGCCCGGCAGACCCTGGCGCTAATCAAGGACGGCGGCCCTTTCCCCTACGACCGTGACGGCATCGTTTTCGGCAATTTCGAAAAGCGTCTGCCGCTTCGGGCGCGCGGCTATTACCGCGAATATACGGTGAAGAGCCCTTGGCGGCGTGATCGCGGACCGCGGCGCATCGTCGCCGGCCGTGAAGACGAGTTCTACTACACCGATGATCATTACCGGTCTTTCCGGCGAATTCGGCCATAG